The following proteins are co-located in the Clostridiales bacterium genome:
- a CDS encoding endonuclease MutS2, with the protein MNEKTYRVLEYNKILELLQSEAASVITKKAVAEMKPSLDVYLIQELLAETTEAVSVIMRKGALPLGSFYDIKNSIYQADKGSSLTMKQLLEILYNLQVVRNASTFLKSDLPELPIIKGLAEVLSVQKRLEDDIDRCIISEDEMADAASTELKNIRRSILRQNEAIRTKINQILNSADNRTILQDAIVTMRQGRYVVPVKQEHKARFSGIVHDQSSTGATLFIEPQAVVNLNNELRELELAEKVEIERILAELSASVAEVSQQLLNNQDILLKLDFIFAKGRLSVKLKGAAPTINTEGALRIKDGRHPLIHKDKVVPISIEIGKRFNTLVITGPNTGGKTVTLKTVGLFALMTQSGLHVPAGYGTEMPVFQKVFADIGDEQSIEQSLSTFSSHMKNIVDLVNNSGKETLVLVDELGAGTDPTEGAALAISILEHLRDKGVKTIATTHYTELKKYAIATKGVENASMEFDVETLSPTYRLSIGTPGKSNAFEISEKLGLKPVVIRHARGMLENGDIEFEEVITTIEQDRKLAESERDEAILMNLEMKKQKEQFDKERAKMEEQKEKILSKAREEARDMLREAKELADQVQKELRELEKQQNSGDRNKRYEDARRKLRETSDKYREKIVTAENPNPVRADELKIGDRVKVLSLDQKGNVLTLPDDKNELMVQVGLLKINANLDNISIIQDGTKKKENKTSRYGTLYRSKVQNISMSINVRGSILDDALMDVDKYLDDAYIAGLKEVTIIHGRGEGILREGIHQLLKHHKHVSKYRKGAYNEGGDGVTVVELK; encoded by the coding sequence ATGAACGAAAAAACCTATCGTGTTTTAGAATACAATAAAATATTGGAGCTTTTGCAGTCAGAGGCAGCATCCGTCATCACGAAAAAAGCGGTGGCAGAAATGAAGCCTTCCCTTGATGTGTATCTGATTCAAGAATTGCTGGCGGAAACCACGGAAGCGGTTTCCGTTATTATGCGTAAAGGAGCACTGCCGTTGGGCAGTTTTTATGATATCAAAAACAGCATTTATCAGGCGGACAAGGGCAGTTCTTTGACCATGAAGCAGCTTCTTGAAATTCTGTACAATCTGCAGGTTGTTCGGAATGCTTCGACGTTTTTGAAAAGCGATCTGCCGGAGCTTCCCATTATCAAGGGGCTGGCAGAGGTGCTTAGTGTGCAGAAGAGACTGGAAGACGATATTGATCGCTGTATCATCTCTGAAGATGAAATGGCCGATGCTGCAAGCACGGAACTAAAAAATATCAGGAGAAGTATTCTGCGTCAGAATGAAGCGATTCGTACCAAGATCAACCAGATTTTAAATTCGGCGGACAACAGAACGATTCTTCAGGATGCCATCGTGACCATGAGGCAGGGCAGATATGTGGTGCCGGTCAAGCAGGAGCATAAAGCCAGATTCTCGGGAATCGTACACGACCAGTCGTCAACCGGCGCTACTTTGTTCATCGAGCCGCAGGCTGTGGTGAATTTAAACAATGAGTTGAGAGAACTTGAACTTGCAGAAAAGGTGGAGATCGAGCGTATTCTGGCAGAGCTTTCTGCCTCTGTGGCAGAAGTTTCTCAGCAGCTGCTGAACAATCAGGATATTCTATTGAAGCTGGACTTTATCTTTGCTAAGGGCAGGCTTTCAGTAAAACTAAAGGGAGCAGCCCCTACCATCAATACCGAGGGAGCATTGCGAATCAAAGACGGAAGACATCCGCTGATTCACAAGGACAAGGTTGTTCCCATCAGTATTGAAATCGGAAAACGATTCAACACGCTGGTGATTACCGGACCAAACACCGGGGGGAAGACGGTTACCTTGAAGACGGTGGGGCTCTTTGCCCTCATGACCCAATCGGGTCTGCACGTTCCGGCGGGGTATGGTACGGAAATGCCAGTGTTTCAGAAGGTTTTTGCAGATATCGGTGACGAGCAGAGTATTGAGCAGAGTCTGAGTACCTTCTCTTCCCATATGAAGAATATCGTGGATCTCGTGAATAATTCCGGCAAAGAGACTCTGGTTCTTGTGGATGAGCTTGGAGCAGGGACTGATCCCACGGAAGGCGCCGCTTTGGCAATTTCCATTCTGGAGCATCTCAGGGATAAGGGCGTCAAAACCATCGCTACGACTCACTATACCGAGCTGAAAAAATATGCCATTGCAACAAAAGGCGTGGAAAATGCATCCATGGAATTTGACGTGGAAACCTTAAGTCCTACTTATCGTCTTTCCATCGGGACCCCGGGTAAATCGAATGCTTTTGAGATTTCTGAAAAACTGGGTTTGAAACCTGTGGTGATCAGGCATGCAAGAGGGATGCTGGAAAACGGTGATATTGAGTTCGAGGAGGTCATTACCACTATTGAGCAGGATCGCAAGCTGGCTGAATCGGAACGCGATGAAGCCATTTTGATGAATCTGGAAATGAAGAAGCAGAAGGAGCAGTTCGACAAGGAAAGAGCCAAAATGGAGGAGCAAAAGGAGAAAATCCTCAGCAAAGCCAGAGAAGAAGCAAGGGATATGCTCAGAGAAGCAAAGGAACTTGCGGATCAGGTTCAAAAGGAACTGCGGGAACTGGAAAAACAGCAGAATTCAGGAGATAGAAACAAGAGATACGAGGACGCAAGGCGCAAACTGCGTGAAACCTCAGACAAATATAGAGAAAAGATCGTTACGGCGGAAAATCCCAATCCTGTCAGAGCCGATGAATTAAAGATCGGAGACAGGGTAAAGGTTTTGAGCCTGGATCAAAAGGGCAACGTCTTAACTTTGCCCGATGATAAGAATGAATTGATGGTTCAGGTTGGACTTCTAAAAATTAATGCCAATCTGGACAATATCTCTATTATTCAAGATGGAACCAAGAAAAAGGAGAACAAAACATCCCGCTACGGTACTCTTTACCGGAGCAAGGTTCAGAATATCTCCATGAGCATCAACGTGCGGGGGAGCATTCTGGATGATGCGCTGATGGATGTGGATAAATATTTGGACGACGCTTATATTGCAGGACTAAAAGAAGTCACGATCATACATGGCCGGGGTGAAGGCATCCTCAGAGAAGGAATCCACCAGCTGCTGAAGCATCACAAGCATGTTTCAAAATACCGTAAGGGTGCTTATAACGAGGGCGGAGACGGAGTTACGGTTGTAGAACTAAAGTAG
- a CDS encoding phenylalanine--tRNA ligase subunit beta has product MLVPIEWLKEYTDIKVDVEQFCERMIMSGSNIETVERFGEGIENVVVGRIVDIEKHPDADKLLVTQIDIGEEALLQIVTGATNIFEGAYVPVVLHGGKLPGDKVIKKGRLRGVESNGMLCSPGELGFEDKVIPVALKDGIWILDQEYLLGQDIVEALGLKNAVVDFEITPNRPDCLSMIGMGREAAATFGGTLRYPETDCLKEEGKAKDYIEIEIKKPELCRRYVGRIVKDVKIEQSPWWLQKRLIYSGMRPINNIVDITNYVMLEYGQPIHAFDIRDIADSKIVVDTAEEGEIFTTLDGTERKLTSNMLLIKDGKRGVAIAGVMGGLNSEIKEDTATILIEAANFSGDSIRATSKKLALRTEASSRFEKGIDPNLSETAADRVCKLIELLGAGTVIKGSVDVYPTKIDNDAVAVRVERVNNILGTDLSGKEMEEILESLEMQVSRLGNNMKVTPPTIRQDLQEEIDFVEEIARIYGYDKLPVTLPKGNAEAKKSRERTLRDRARELMTAMGANEIQTYSFVSPRGVDNVRIDEDSWERNFVRLINPLGEENSVMRTILTPNMMDVLGRNYSRNISSVRAFELGNTFFKNLDEEEALPDERDAMAVGCYGEGESFFTLKGMLEELFASLGIRGTVYVPESDYGVYHPGRCARINYKDTELGIMGEIHPDVAEKYGIGTRVFCCELAFDQVIRNADTTKFYKPLPKYPAISRDIALLVKEEVYVAEIESIIKEIGGKLLESVSLFDVYRGKQVQEGRKSAAFALKYRAADRTLTDDEVVKVHQKVLDALKEKLDAVLREM; this is encoded by the coding sequence ATGTTAGTACCTATAGAATGGTTAAAGGAATATACAGACATCAAAGTAGATGTCGAACAGTTCTGTGAAAGAATGATCATGTCCGGCTCCAATATTGAAACAGTGGAACGTTTTGGAGAGGGAATTGAGAATGTAGTGGTCGGAAGGATTGTGGATATCGAAAAGCATCCTGATGCGGATAAGCTTCTCGTCACTCAGATTGATATCGGAGAAGAAGCGCTTCTTCAGATCGTTACAGGAGCTACAAATATTTTCGAGGGAGCTTACGTTCCTGTCGTTCTTCACGGTGGGAAGCTGCCTGGTGATAAAGTGATCAAGAAAGGCAGACTGAGAGGCGTTGAGTCAAACGGCATGCTCTGCTCTCCCGGGGAGCTGGGTTTCGAAGATAAGGTGATCCCTGTGGCACTGAAGGATGGAATCTGGATTCTGGATCAGGAATACCTGCTGGGTCAGGACATTGTAGAGGCGCTGGGGCTGAAAAATGCGGTGGTTGATTTTGAAATCACACCCAACAGACCGGATTGTCTGTCCATGATCGGGATGGGAAGAGAAGCGGCTGCGACCTTTGGAGGAACGCTGAGATATCCTGAGACCGACTGCCTGAAAGAAGAAGGCAAGGCCAAGGATTACATCGAGATTGAAATCAAGAAGCCTGAGCTTTGCAGACGCTATGTAGGAAGAATCGTAAAGGACGTAAAGATAGAGCAGTCCCCTTGGTGGCTGCAAAAACGACTGATCTATTCCGGTATGAGACCGATCAACAATATTGTTGATATCACCAATTATGTAATGCTGGAATATGGCCAGCCAATCCATGCTTTTGATATCAGAGATATTGCAGACAGTAAAATCGTTGTTGATACCGCAGAGGAAGGTGAGATTTTCACAACACTTGACGGAACAGAGCGGAAGCTGACCAGCAATATGCTGCTGATTAAGGATGGCAAACGAGGTGTAGCGATTGCAGGTGTTATGGGTGGCCTGAATTCCGAAATCAAGGAAGACACTGCGACGATCCTCATTGAAGCAGCAAACTTCAGCGGAGATAGCATCAGGGCAACATCCAAGAAGCTTGCTCTGCGTACCGAAGCCTCGTCCCGCTTTGAGAAAGGAATCGATCCAAATCTCAGCGAAACAGCAGCAGATCGGGTCTGTAAACTGATCGAGCTTCTGGGTGCGGGAACCGTTATCAAGGGATCTGTGGATGTTTATCCCACGAAGATAGACAATGATGCGGTAGCGGTTCGGGTAGAACGGGTTAACAACATTCTGGGTACGGATCTTTCCGGCAAGGAGATGGAAGAAATACTGGAAAGCCTTGAAATGCAGGTATCCAGACTGGGTAATAACATGAAGGTCACTCCTCCGACCATCCGACAGGACCTTCAGGAGGAAATCGACTTTGTAGAAGAAATTGCGAGAATCTATGGCTACGATAAATTACCGGTTACGCTGCCCAAAGGGAATGCAGAAGCAAAGAAGTCAAGGGAACGTACCCTGAGAGACAGAGCCAGAGAACTTATGACCGCAATGGGAGCCAACGAGATTCAAACCTATTCTTTCGTCAGCCCAAGAGGGGTGGACAATGTACGGATCGATGAAGATTCCTGGGAAAGAAATTTCGTGCGCCTGATCAATCCTCTCGGCGAAGAAAACAGTGTCATGAGGACGATCCTGACGCCCAATATGATGGACGTTCTGGGAAGAAATTACTCCAGAAACATCAGTTCGGTCAGAGCCTTTGAACTTGGAAATACCTTCTTTAAAAACCTGGATGAAGAAGAAGCACTCCCCGATGAAAGAGACGCCATGGCCGTTGGCTGCTATGGAGAAGGCGAAAGCTTCTTTACCCTGAAGGGTATGCTTGAGGAACTGTTTGCATCTTTGGGAATCCGGGGAACGGTATATGTGCCGGAAAGCGATTACGGTGTTTACCATCCGGGCAGGTGCGCAAGAATCAACTATAAAGATACAGAATTGGGTATCATGGGTGAAATTCATCCTGATGTTGCAGAAAAATACGGAATTGGAACAAGAGTCTTCTGCTGTGAACTTGCTTTTGATCAGGTCATACGCAATGCGGATACTACAAAGTTCTATAAGCCGCTTCCAAAGTATCCGGCGATTTCAAGAGATATCGCACTATTGGTCAAGGAAGAGGTTTATGTGGCCGAAATTGAGAGCATTATTAAAGAAATAGGTGGCAAGCTTTTGGAGAGTGTTTCTCTGTTTGATGTCTATCGAGGAAAGCAGGTTCAGGAGGGAAGAAAGAGTGCCGCCTTTGCGCTGAAGTACCGCGCGGCGGACAGAACGCTTACCGACGACGAGGTCGTGAAAGTACACCAGAAGGTATTGGATGCGTTAAAAGAAAAACTGGACGCTGTACTTCGGGAAATGTAA
- a CDS encoding DUF523 domain-containing protein, with product MYLISACLAGVNCRYNGGNSDCDWVKKFMKDKDCLLVCPEEMGGLETPRSPSEQIGNKVISKDGQDVTREFLIGAEKSLQKAEETAKELEQDIQLAILKAKSPSCGCGKIYDGTFSGVLIDGDGMLTALLKEKGIPVITELQETDADRFI from the coding sequence ATGTACTTAATCAGTGCGTGCCTGGCGGGAGTTAATTGCCGATATAATGGCGGCAACAGCGACTGCGACTGGGTAAAGAAATTTATGAAGGATAAGGATTGCCTTTTGGTGTGTCCAGAAGAGATGGGAGGTCTAGAAACGCCCAGGTCTCCGTCAGAGCAAATCGGCAACAAAGTCATATCCAAAGACGGGCAGGACGTCACAAGAGAATTTTTAATAGGTGCTGAAAAGAGTCTTCAGAAAGCAGAAGAAACGGCTAAAGAGCTGGAACAGGACATTCAATTGGCAATCTTGAAGGCCAAAAGTCCGTCCTGTGGCTGCGGTAAAATTTACGATGGGACATTTTCCGGCGTGTTGATCGATGGGGATGGAATGCTCACGGCCTTGCTGAAGGAAAAAGGGATTCCTGTTATTACGGAATTGCAGGAAACTGATGCAGATCGGTTTATATAA
- a CDS encoding RNA methyltransferase has product MNEDDSDRTMECDMNVITSPDNRIYKGASQLKLKKHRDELSQYLIEGTNLIREALAEGGTIKTLILSEDYGRYRDATGNATSAEALAIAKEAEFEAERAGAPIIVLTSQLFRKLSDTETPQGIMAVVEKKKYSEAEFFGSASATNLIVLDRLQDPGNIGTILRTADAAGYMGAILLKGTADIYSPKIVRAAAGSLFRLPVFMTETPEQTIRLLRNYNKKMICTTLDTDHYYYDVNLAQDAAVIIGNEGNGVCNEFIKDSDLQVKIPMEGTIESLNAAVAAGILMYESVRQRHKNVL; this is encoded by the coding sequence GTGAATGAGGATGATTCAGACCGAACCATGGAGTGTGACATGAACGTAATAACTTCGCCGGATAACCGAATTTATAAGGGCGCCTCACAGCTGAAGCTGAAAAAACATCGGGATGAGCTGAGTCAATATCTCATTGAAGGCACCAATCTGATTCGGGAGGCACTGGCAGAAGGCGGAACTATCAAAACGCTGATTTTAAGCGAAGATTATGGAAGGTATCGCGATGCCACAGGGAATGCGACTTCCGCAGAAGCCCTTGCAATCGCCAAAGAAGCTGAATTTGAAGCAGAAAGAGCAGGAGCTCCAATCATTGTTTTAACTTCCCAGCTTTTTCGAAAGTTGTCCGATACAGAAACACCTCAGGGCATTATGGCAGTGGTAGAAAAGAAAAAGTACAGTGAAGCTGAATTTTTTGGAAGCGCTTCCGCCACAAACCTTATCGTACTAGATCGACTGCAGGATCCGGGTAACATTGGAACGATTCTGAGAACTGCGGATGCAGCAGGATATATGGGTGCCATACTGCTGAAGGGAACCGCTGATATCTATTCACCCAAGATTGTCAGAGCAGCGGCAGGTTCGCTGTTTCGCTTGCCGGTATTTATGACGGAAACGCCGGAGCAGACCATTCGCCTGCTCCGTAACTATAACAAGAAAATGATCTGTACCACGCTGGACACCGACCATTATTATTACGATGTGAATCTTGCACAAGATGCTGCCGTGATCATCGGCAATGAGGGAAACGGAGTTTGCAATGAATTTATAAAAGATTCTGACTTACAGGTTAAAATCCCTATGGAGGGAACCATCGAATCACTCAATGCAGCAGTAGCAGCAGGGATTCTCATGTATGAATCGGTAAGGCAGCGTCACAAGAATGTGCTTTGA
- the pheS gene encoding phenylalanine--tRNA ligase subunit alpha, translated as MQSQLMKILQEAKEQLQMASSILEAEDIRVKVLGKKGQLTEILRSMGSLGPEERKDFGKAANTVRAEIESLLEETFTAMKEHQKADKFIKEKIDVTEPGTKVSLGVKHPITITIDEISRIFMSMGFSIAEGPEVETVFNNFDALNAPKNHPSRDMTDTFYITENTLLRTQTSPVQARTLMKENPPIKIISPGRCFRCDTADATHSPMFHQVEGLNVDEGITMADLKGTLNSFAKQLFGSRVKTKFRPHHFPFTEPSAEMDVSCFKCGGAGCRFCKGSGWIEILGCGMVHPNVLKVGHVDTEKYTGFAFGMGVERIALLKYEIDDIRLLYENDMRFIQQFK; from the coding sequence ATGCAAAGTCAATTGATGAAAATTTTGCAGGAAGCGAAAGAACAATTGCAGATGGCTTCCTCAATCCTTGAAGCGGAAGACATCAGAGTCAAGGTGTTGGGAAAAAAGGGTCAGCTTACGGAGATCCTGCGTTCCATGGGTTCTTTAGGCCCGGAAGAGAGAAAAGATTTTGGAAAGGCTGCCAATACAGTACGTGCAGAGATTGAGTCGCTGCTTGAAGAAACCTTTACAGCGATGAAAGAGCACCAGAAAGCGGATAAATTTATAAAGGAGAAAATTGATGTGACGGAACCAGGAACCAAGGTAAGCCTGGGCGTGAAGCATCCTATCACCATCACTATAGATGAAATTTCTCGAATCTTTATGAGCATGGGCTTTAGTATTGCGGAGGGTCCTGAAGTTGAGACGGTGTTCAACAACTTTGATGCTCTGAATGCACCAAAGAATCATCCGTCAAGGGATATGACAGATACCTTCTATATTACAGAGAATACGCTGCTTCGTACACAGACCTCTCCTGTTCAGGCAAGAACGCTGATGAAAGAGAATCCCCCCATCAAAATCATTTCACCGGGACGCTGTTTCCGATGTGATACAGCGGATGCCACTCATTCGCCAATGTTCCATCAGGTGGAAGGACTGAATGTAGATGAGGGCATTACCATGGCAGATCTGAAGGGTACGCTGAATTCCTTTGCCAAGCAGCTCTTTGGTTCCAGAGTAAAAACCAAGTTCCGCCCCCATCATTTCCCGTTTACAGAACCCAGCGCAGAAATGGATGTTTCCTGCTTCAAATGCGGTGGCGCCGGCTGCAGATTCTGTAAGGGCAGCGGGTGGATCGAAATTCTCGGCTGCGGTATGGTTCATCCCAACGTGCTAAAGGTAGGCCATGTGGATACGGAAAAATATACGGGCTTTGCTTTCGGTATGGGCGTAGAGAGAATTGCGCTTCTAAAATATGAAATTGACGACATTAGACTGCTTTATGAGAACGATATGCGGTTCATTCAGCAATTTAAATGA
- a CDS encoding arginine--tRNA ligase: MINFKEKIAEVLAEALEGLTREEIKDMLEIPADSKMGDYAFPCFKLAKVMRKAPPMIAQGIAEKLQDSELFAKVESVNAYVNMFLSRDVFVRELVSGVAADQDRYGSSDVGQNRKVIVEFSSPNIAKPFHIGHIRSTVIGNSIYKIYDFLGYDTVRINHLGDYGTQFGKMIVAYRKWGNEADVTNEPIKTLLGYYVKFHEEAENDPSLENEARDVFTKLENGEAEETRLWQWFRDESLKEFNRVYQMLGIEFDSYAGESFYSDKMDRVIGMLKDASLLKESEGAQIVDLEEYNMSPALITKKDGSSLYITRDIAAAVYRKENYDFYKNLYIVASQQNLHFQQWIKIIELLGLDWAKDCVHIPFGLVSLEEGTMSTRHGRVVFLEEVLNRAVNQTKEIILEKNVNTDNLDITAKQVGIGAVIFQELSNNRIKDYVFSWDKVLNFEGETGPYVQYTHARAASLLRNGGESTTKALAAPDKANMSYISGDSAYELAKLVYRFPNAVLDAGEKYEPSVVTRHIVNIAQSFNKFYHDEHILVENEEEKQAKLLLVYAAKQTIQNGLKLLGMEAPERM; the protein is encoded by the coding sequence ATGATAAATTTTAAAGAGAAAATAGCCGAAGTTCTGGCGGAAGCCCTCGAAGGACTTACTCGGGAAGAAATCAAGGATATGCTGGAAATCCCTGCAGACAGCAAAATGGGTGATTATGCATTCCCATGTTTTAAACTTGCAAAGGTAATGAGAAAAGCACCGCCGATGATTGCACAGGGTATTGCAGAAAAACTGCAGGACAGTGAATTGTTTGCCAAGGTGGAGAGCGTCAATGCCTATGTTAATATGTTCCTTTCAAGAGATGTTTTCGTGAGGGAGCTCGTATCCGGCGTAGCAGCAGATCAGGATCGATACGGCAGCAGCGATGTGGGACAGAACAGAAAGGTAATCGTTGAATTTTCTTCCCCAAATATTGCAAAACCATTCCATATCGGACATATCAGAAGCACCGTAATCGGAAACTCCATTTATAAAATATATGATTTTCTTGGTTATGACACGGTAAGAATCAATCATCTGGGCGACTATGGCACCCAGTTCGGAAAGATGATTGTAGCCTACAGAAAATGGGGGAATGAAGCTGATGTAACTAATGAACCCATTAAAACCCTTTTAGGCTACTATGTGAAGTTCCACGAGGAAGCAGAAAACGACCCTTCTCTAGAGAACGAAGCGAGAGATGTATTTACAAAGCTGGAAAACGGAGAGGCAGAAGAGACAAGGCTCTGGCAGTGGTTCCGGGACGAAAGTCTGAAAGAATTCAACCGTGTTTATCAGATGCTCGGTATCGAATTCGATTCTTATGCGGGAGAGAGCTTCTATTCCGACAAGATGGATCGTGTCATAGGTATGCTGAAGGATGCCAGCCTTCTGAAGGAATCGGAAGGCGCTCAGATTGTTGATCTTGAAGAGTATAACATGTCACCGGCGCTGATTACCAAGAAGGACGGCTCATCGCTTTATATTACAAGAGATATTGCCGCAGCTGTCTATCGAAAAGAAAATTACGATTTCTATAAGAATTTATATATCGTTGCATCTCAGCAGAACCTTCATTTCCAGCAGTGGATCAAGATTATTGAGCTTCTTGGATTGGATTGGGCAAAGGACTGCGTGCACATTCCATTTGGACTGGTGAGCCTTGAGGAAGGAACCATGTCCACAAGACACGGCAGAGTCGTCTTTCTGGAAGAGGTATTAAACCGTGCAGTGAATCAGACAAAAGAGATTATTCTGGAAAAGAACGTCAATACGGACAATCTGGATATCACTGCAAAGCAGGTCGGGATTGGTGCTGTTATCTTCCAGGAGCTTTCCAATAACAGAATCAAGGATTATGTATTCTCCTGGGATAAAGTACTAAACTTTGAAGGTGAAACAGGACCTTATGTTCAGTATACCCATGCGAGAGCAGCCAGCCTTCTGCGAAATGGCGGCGAAAGCACAACCAAAGCTCTTGCAGCCCCAGATAAAGCCAACATGAGCTATATTTCGGGGGATAGTGCTTACGAGCTGGCGAAGCTGGTTTACAGATTCCCGAATGCAGTACTGGATGCGGGAGAAAAATACGAACCTTCCGTCGTTACAAGGCATATCGTAAATATAGCCCAGAGCTTCAATAAGTTCTATCACGACGAGCATATTCTAGTGGAAAATGAGGAGGAGAAACAGGCGAAGCTGCTTCTGGTTTATGCTGCCAAGCAAACGATCCAGAATGGACTGAAACTTCTCGGTATGGAAGCGCCGGAGAGAATGTAA
- a CDS encoding B12-binding domain-containing radical SAM protein, giving the protein MRYEGSVYRPPSEAYSLIIQVTIGCAHNKCTFCTMFKEKKFRVRNVKEVLEDLDMARQNYRRINRIFLADGDALVLQNKELLVILDYIKKLFPECERVGIYGSPQDILRKSHEDLVELREHGIGIIYIGAESGSDRVLKAVNKGATRADIIESVRRVETADIPASVTFISGLAGKAGWEDHAIESGTMISEMEASYVGLLTLITEPGAEMHRDIAEGRLELLSPLEVLKETELLLEHANVKKTCVFRSNHASNYVSLKGDLPQDKDLMLSQLRNAMNHADSLKDDRFRML; this is encoded by the coding sequence ATGAGATACGAAGGCAGTGTTTATAGACCGCCCAGTGAGGCTTACAGCCTTATAATACAAGTTACAATTGGGTGCGCCCATAACAAATGTACCTTCTGCACTATGTTTAAGGAAAAAAAATTCAGAGTCAGAAACGTTAAAGAGGTCTTGGAAGATCTGGATATGGCCAGACAGAATTATAGAAGGATCAACAGGATTTTTCTCGCAGACGGAGATGCCTTGGTCTTGCAGAACAAAGAATTACTTGTGATTCTGGATTACATCAAGAAGCTGTTCCCTGAATGCGAAAGAGTCGGGATTTATGGCTCTCCTCAGGACATTCTGAGAAAATCCCACGAGGATCTTGTGGAGTTAAGGGAGCATGGCATCGGAATCATTTATATCGGCGCGGAATCAGGAAGTGACCGTGTGCTGAAAGCAGTGAACAAGGGAGCAACAAGAGCAGATATTATTGAATCGGTAAGACGAGTTGAGACAGCGGATATCCCTGCATCTGTGACTTTTATTTCAGGCCTTGCAGGTAAGGCAGGTTGGGAGGATCATGCCATCGAGTCAGGAACCATGATTAGCGAAATGGAAGCTTCTTATGTAGGACTGTTGACATTAATCACCGAGCCCGGTGCTGAAATGCACCGTGATATTGCAGAGGGACGTCTCGAATTACTTTCCCCCCTGGAAGTTCTAAAGGAGACAGAGCTGCTTCTTGAACATGCAAATGTGAAAAAAACCTGTGTATTCCGCAGCAATCATGCATCAAACTACGTGTCACTGAAAGGAGATCTTCCTCAGGACAAGGACCTGATGCTCAGCCAGCTGCGAAACGCTATGAACCATGCAGATTCGCTGAAGGATGACCGGTTCCGTATGCTGTAG
- the zapA gene encoding cell division protein ZapA — protein sequence MLLGAQASAEGNHGFLSGAALAAKGGKSMEDNNKVTVKIYGQEYTIAGNTPREHIMRVADYVNTKMHEISRALPAGSISSLAVLSAVNVADDYFTAVERLSGLKLQNEQLEKDSKHYVQLWDEAKKSFLQYKEDAQASIEQREELQRLFNEKTVDLDRMTTTYRQLEEKYTALLSKNEELSSRLKTQQEDKAVESSAMKELEAKCKDMENSFFDIQMENIRLKGELERYKKMVE from the coding sequence ATGTTGTTAGGTGCGCAAGCGAGCGCCGAAGGGAACCATGGGTTCCTTAGCGGAGCGGCTTTAGCCGCCAAGGGGGGGAAAAGCATGGAGGATAACAACAAAGTAACGGTTAAAATCTACGGGCAGGAATATACCATTGCAGGGAATACGCCCAGGGAGCATATCATGCGGGTTGCCGACTACGTCAATACCAAAATGCATGAGATTTCCAGAGCTCTGCCTGCGGGCTCCATTTCATCGCTTGCGGTTTTATCCGCCGTCAATGTTGCGGATGATTACTTTACAGCTGTGGAGAGGCTCAGCGGCCTGAAGCTGCAAAACGAACAGCTTGAGAAAGATTCCAAACACTATGTACAGCTTTGGGATGAAGCAAAGAAAAGTTTCCTGCAGTACAAAGAGGATGCCCAGGCGAGCATTGAACAGAGAGAGGAGCTGCAGAGGCTTTTCAACGAGAAGACTGTGGATCTTGACAGAATGACCACTACCTACAGGCAACTGGAGGAAAAATACACTGCGCTTCTCAGTAAAAATGAAGAACTGTCCAGCAGACTTAAAACCCAGCAGGAAGATAAGGCCGTAGAGTCGTCTGCTATGAAGGAGCTGGAAGCTAAGTGCAAGGATATGGAAAATAGCTTCTTTGACATTCAAATGGAGAATATTCGCCTTAAGGGTGAACTGGAACGCTATAAAAAGATGGTGGAGTAA